A portion of the Flavobacteriales bacterium genome contains these proteins:
- a CDS encoding dicarboxylate/amino acid:cation symporter, which yields MRKMALHWQILSGMFLGVVLGAVAATAGHEQFITRWVNPFGVIFMNLLKLIAVPLVFASLVKGVSSLSDITKLSRIGTRTIGIYLTTTVIAVTLGLVFVNVTNPGKSFSPEKRQELQAQYAANVEIGKTGAQGVKDAGPLQFLVDMVPSNFIDAATNNGKMLQVIFFSLLFGIAMVMLPEENTRYVKGFFDGVNDIILKIVDIIMLYAPFGVLALMAGVIVDFSDSLGELFQALGVYSLTVVAGLAVMVLLIYPLILKLFTKVKYGEFFKGIMPAQLLAFSTSSSAATLPVTMERCEEHLGVSKEVSSFVLPVGATINMDGTSLYQAVAAVFIAQAFGYDLHLSDQLTIIMTATLASIGTAAVPGAGLIMLIIVLGGVGVEPEGIALVIAVDRLLDMCRTVVNVTGDATVATVIASTEGKLQPVTEDD from the coding sequence ATGAGAAAAATGGCACTGCACTGGCAGATTCTGTCCGGCATGTTCCTTGGCGTGGTACTGGGCGCTGTCGCTGCCACAGCTGGCCATGAGCAGTTTATCACCCGATGGGTCAATCCCTTCGGTGTGATCTTTATGAACCTGCTTAAGCTGATTGCTGTGCCGCTGGTGTTTGCATCCCTCGTCAAAGGTGTCTCCAGCTTGTCAGATATCACCAAGCTTTCAAGAATTGGCACCAGGACCATCGGTATTTATCTTACTACGACTGTTATTGCTGTTACCCTGGGGCTGGTTTTCGTGAATGTCACCAATCCTGGAAAATCATTCTCTCCGGAGAAGAGACAGGAACTCCAGGCACAATATGCCGCCAATGTTGAGATCGGAAAAACAGGTGCTCAGGGTGTGAAGGATGCAGGACCACTGCAATTTCTTGTTGATATGGTTCCGTCAAACTTTATTGATGCTGCCACCAACAACGGGAAAATGTTGCAGGTCATCTTTTTTTCTTTGCTGTTTGGTATCGCTATGGTCATGCTTCCCGAGGAAAACACCCGGTATGTGAAAGGCTTTTTTGATGGGGTGAATGACATCATCCTTAAGATCGTGGATATCATCATGCTTTATGCCCCCTTTGGTGTGTTGGCGCTTATGGCCGGCGTGATCGTTGACTTTTCAGATAGTCTGGGTGAGCTTTTCCAGGCGCTTGGCGTATATTCTCTAACCGTTGTTGCGGGTCTGGCGGTGATGGTACTTCTTATTTATCCGCTCATTCTCAAATTGTTCACCAAGGTCAAATACGGAGAATTCTTCAAAGGGATCATGCCCGCCCAGCTTTTGGCTTTTTCAACGAGTTCAAGTGCAGCAACCCTTCCGGTAACCATGGAGCGCTGCGAGGAACACCTGGGAGTTTCCAAAGAAGTGTCTTCATTTGTATTGCCGGTAGGCGCAACGATCAACATGGATGGTACCAGTCTGTACCAGGCTGTGGCGGCGGTCTTCATCGCCCAGGCATTCGGATACGACCTTCATCTTTCCGACCAGCTCACCATTATTATGACCGCAACACTGGCATCCATTGGTACGGCAGCCGTACCCGGCGCCGGGCTGATCATGCTGATCATCGTGCTCGGTGGGGTAGGTGTGGAACCTGAGGGTATTGCGCTTGTGATAGCTGTCGACCGGTTGCTCGATATGTGCCGCACGGTGGTCAATGTTACCGGTGACGCGACAGTCGCCACGGTGATCGCCTCTACTGAAGGTAAACTTCAACCCGTTACCGAAGACGATTGA
- a CDS encoding AsmA family protein gives MIKKILIILGILIVLVLGSVIILPIVFKDKIVQMVKDAANENLNAKLEFGDFDLSLIRSFPDFSVEINDLSIANVGEFDGDTLVSMKQMALTVDLMSVISGSEMEIKTVRLDKPRMAFKVLENGKANWDIAKSGETGTGQAAAPAEAEEESAPFKAALRSLLITDGYMIFDDKSLSFTMVIDDLDYSLSGDFTASFTSVESEGTIKAMDMRYEGVDYMSKATVALKAALDADMDKFEFTFKDNEIKVNELVLGLNGKFAMPDNGYDMDLTFAAQKNEFKNFLSMVPAVYSNDFASVKTSGKLALDGYVKGLYNDNTMPGFGTTIVIEDAMFKYPDLPGAMENIQVDVNIDSPTGDPDGTVIDVRKFHVEMAGNPFDMTMKLATPVSDPQIASVMKGVINLGKLGDVIPREKDDVLTGIITADLALKGHQSSIDQGRYEDFKAQGGLGIRNLLYKTKDFPQGMKIINMQFNFSPQYMELASFNGMVGKSDLQASGKVSNYLAYAMQDSATLSGNFKMTSTAFDLNEFMTEDEAETAAASPSQSAETAQAPAEEEALSVIEVPPFIDFVASASFGELIYDNMSMKQVGGALVIRDRTIKLENFKMNTLGGAMTVNGTYGTKDVKAPDVDFDLDIANFDVEQTVTTFNTVAEMAPIAKSCKGNYSTKMQFTTKLDEKMEPVMNTLAGSGQLKTHSMKVEGFAPLEKVGDVLKNPKLKKWEFNNMNFNFRFSEGRVHVDPVNLAMGKTKGTLQGSNGFDQTIDYNLNLQIPQGELGAQALSGLLSGIGMSTDPNKTIPVDVKIGGTVTNPTITPSVAGVANEVKDQVKEKVKEKINEVKDQGREKLQAEADKIIADAEAQARRIREEGKSAAQKIRDEANKNAQKIEDEGKGNPIKKKAAQVAADKVRKEGEAKAKGVEDEANKKADALESTAKQKAADLLNK, from the coding sequence ATGATCAAAAAGATTTTAATCATTCTTGGCATTCTCATCGTGTTGGTGCTGGGTTCAGTCATCATTCTTCCCATTGTATTCAAGGATAAGATCGTGCAGATGGTGAAGGATGCAGCCAATGAGAACCTCAATGCCAAACTGGAGTTCGGGGATTTCGACTTGTCTTTGATCCGCAGTTTCCCCGACTTCAGTGTAGAGATCAATGACCTTTCCATCGCCAACGTCGGTGAGTTTGATGGGGATACGCTGGTGAGCATGAAGCAGATGGCCCTTACCGTGGACCTTATGAGTGTCATTAGCGGCAGTGAAATGGAAATCAAAACGGTTCGCCTGGATAAGCCACGCATGGCATTTAAAGTACTGGAGAATGGGAAGGCCAACTGGGATATTGCCAAATCTGGTGAAACGGGAACCGGACAAGCCGCTGCCCCGGCGGAAGCAGAAGAGGAATCTGCACCATTCAAAGCCGCGCTGCGCTCACTGTTGATCACGGACGGTTATATGATCTTTGATGATAAAAGTCTGTCGTTTACCATGGTCATTGATGACCTGGATTATAGCCTCAGCGGTGATTTTACCGCCAGCTTTACCTCCGTGGAATCCGAAGGAACCATCAAGGCGATGGATATGAGGTATGAAGGTGTGGACTATATGTCAAAAGCAACTGTGGCCCTGAAAGCTGCGCTTGATGCTGATATGGATAAGTTTGAATTCACCTTCAAGGACAACGAGATCAAAGTGAATGAACTGGTGCTCGGACTGAACGGCAAATTTGCGATGCCGGACAATGGTTATGATATGGACCTGACCTTTGCCGCGCAAAAGAATGAGTTCAAAAACTTCCTGTCGATGGTTCCTGCCGTTTATTCAAACGACTTCGCATCAGTTAAAACCTCCGGAAAACTTGCTCTTGACGGTTATGTCAAAGGCTTGTACAACGACAATACCATGCCCGGATTCGGTACAACCATTGTGATCGAGGATGCCATGTTCAAATACCCTGATCTCCCCGGAGCGATGGAGAATATTCAGGTGGATGTGAACATTGACAGCCCCACCGGCGATCCCGACGGAACAGTGATCGATGTGCGTAAATTCCATGTGGAGATGGCCGGCAATCCGTTTGATATGACAATGAAACTTGCTACGCCGGTATCTGATCCGCAGATCGCCAGCGTGATGAAGGGTGTGATCAACCTGGGTAAATTAGGAGATGTGATCCCAAGAGAGAAGGATGATGTCCTGACTGGCATCATCACCGCCGATCTCGCATTGAAAGGCCACCAGTCTTCCATAGACCAGGGACGGTATGAAGATTTCAAAGCCCAGGGTGGACTCGGTATCCGGAACCTCCTTTACAAAACCAAGGACTTTCCGCAAGGCATGAAGATCATCAACATGCAATTCAATTTCAGTCCGCAATATATGGAGCTTGCCAGCTTTAATGGCATGGTGGGTAAGAGCGACCTGCAGGCCAGCGGAAAGGTGAGCAACTACCTCGCATATGCCATGCAGGACAGCGCTACGTTATCCGGTAATTTCAAGATGACCTCCACTGCTTTTGACCTGAACGAGTTCATGACCGAAGATGAAGCCGAGACCGCTGCTGCATCTCCTTCGCAGTCGGCAGAAACAGCACAGGCACCCGCTGAAGAAGAAGCCCTGTCCGTCATTGAGGTGCCGCCGTTTATTGATTTCGTGGCTTCCGCGTCTTTCGGTGAATTGATTTATGATAATATGAGTATGAAGCAGGTCGGCGGCGCACTGGTGATCCGCGACCGGACCATCAAACTGGAGAACTTTAAAATGAATACACTCGGCGGTGCCATGACCGTAAACGGTACATACGGTACCAAAGATGTGAAGGCACCGGATGTAGACTTCGACCTGGACATTGCCAACTTTGATGTGGAACAAACGGTGACAACCTTCAATACGGTGGCTGAGATGGCGCCCATCGCCAAATCCTGCAAAGGAAACTACTCTACCAAAATGCAGTTCACCACCAAGCTGGATGAAAAGATGGAACCCGTGATGAATACCCTTGCGGGATCCGGACAGTTGAAAACACACAGCATGAAGGTAGAAGGTTTTGCCCCGCTGGAGAAAGTCGGTGATGTGCTGAAAAATCCGAAACTGAAGAAGTGGGAGTTTAATAATATGAACTTCAATTTCAGGTTCTCAGAAGGTCGTGTACATGTCGATCCCGTTAATCTTGCCATGGGTAAGACCAAGGGAACGTTGCAAGGCTCCAACGGATTTGATCAAACCATCGATTATAACCTGAACCTCCAGATTCCACAAGGTGAGCTGGGTGCTCAGGCATTGAGCGGACTGCTGTCCGGCATCGGCATGTCAACGGACCCCAACAAGACCATTCCTGTGGATGTGAAGATCGGTGGTACGGTTACCAATCCGACCATCACACCCTCCGTGGCAGGTGTGGCCAATGAAGTGAAAGATCAGGTGAAGGAAAAGGTCAAAGAGAAGATCAATGAGGTGAAAGATCAGGGCCGTGAGAAACTACAGGCCGAAGCGGATAAGATTATTGCGGATGCCGAAGCACAGGCGAGGCGTATTCGTGAAGAAGGTAAGTCTGCAGCGCAAAAGATTCGTGATGAAGCGAATAAGAACGCCCAGAAAATAGAAGATGAAGGCAAAGGAAATCCGATAAAGAAAAAGGCAGCACAGGTGGCTGCTGATAAGGTCAGAAAGGAAGGAGAGGCCAAAGCAAAAGGAGTGGAGGATGAAGCCAATAAGAAGGCGGATGCCCTCGAAAGTACAGCGAAACAGAAAGCAGCGGATCTCCTGAATAAATAG
- a CDS encoding PD40 domain-containing protein, with protein sequence MKILKDIQWKSSLCWMLCLLPVFGWAQDCPKASKKAQSVFDEAVGRWKYDRKNAMADLQALAEKEPGFTELQLFIGEELYKEGDRKTCYKYFQKAVESCPSRDPYAFYRMGEVAYTLERYDKATKLMEEFFKYPQAIRNEQDKRHATKLLENARFYDGVFKNPVPFEPKAIEDICTEMDEYLAAISPDDGSMYFTRAFDRKTMGLPIDRAWEVAGADRVERFSRSYRVNGKFEKGEPLTPPFNTNYNEGGPTVSIDNRELYFTVCDGNRNCDIYYTLFSNGAWGPIRNMGEHINDPVQWDSQPSISSDGQTLYFSSLRAGGMGGADIYMCTRNANGTWNEPVNMGAPINTPGNEKSPFIHTDSQTLYFSSDGHVGLGGFDIFLTRMDKNTGKWSVPKNIGYPINTDKDDLGFFVSTDGQTAYFASNTIKEGKGGYDIYGFPLYKEAQPEKVLFVKGELKDEAGEPVKDARVELKSMKSKDVTEVKVNKETGEYVAAVTVDEGEDYVLSVKQKDKAFNAVYLETKKPEPIKPVTINFEMQEVKVGEAYRLNDIVYATNSFELTAEAMSMIDEFIGYLTDNPRLKVAIHGHTDNQGDPVSNKELSTNRAKSVYQYLIIEGVDPDRLSYKGFGQDKPVASNKTEEGRGRNRRTEFVIVGK encoded by the coding sequence GTGAAAATTCTGAAGGATATACAATGGAAAAGCTCCTTGTGTTGGATGCTGTGCCTGTTGCCTGTATTCGGTTGGGCGCAGGATTGCCCCAAAGCATCTAAAAAGGCACAGTCTGTCTTTGATGAAGCTGTGGGACGTTGGAAGTATGACCGTAAAAATGCCATGGCCGACCTTCAGGCCCTCGCTGAAAAAGAACCCGGGTTTACCGAGCTTCAATTATTTATAGGAGAAGAGTTATACAAGGAGGGTGACCGGAAGACCTGTTACAAGTACTTCCAGAAGGCTGTTGAAAGTTGCCCGTCCCGCGATCCTTACGCATTCTATCGCATGGGTGAAGTTGCCTATACCCTGGAGCGCTACGACAAGGCCACCAAGCTGATGGAAGAGTTTTTTAAGTATCCTCAGGCCATCCGGAATGAACAGGATAAAAGGCATGCAACCAAACTGCTTGAAAATGCAAGGTTTTATGATGGTGTGTTTAAAAACCCTGTGCCATTCGAACCGAAGGCCATTGAGGATATCTGCACCGAGATGGACGAGTACCTTGCAGCCATCTCTCCCGATGACGGATCCATGTATTTTACCAGGGCTTTCGACAGGAAAACCATGGGGCTTCCCATTGACCGCGCATGGGAGGTAGCCGGTGCGGACCGGGTGGAACGCTTCTCCAGAAGCTATAGGGTCAATGGAAAATTTGAAAAGGGTGAACCACTCACACCGCCCTTCAACACAAACTACAACGAAGGTGGCCCCACCGTTTCCATCGATAATCGTGAATTGTATTTTACCGTTTGCGATGGGAACCGGAACTGTGATATTTACTATACCTTATTCAGTAACGGTGCCTGGGGGCCTATCAGGAATATGGGAGAACATATCAATGATCCTGTACAATGGGATTCGCAGCCTTCCATCTCATCCGATGGGCAAACCCTGTACTTTTCAAGCTTGCGTGCCGGTGGCATGGGTGGTGCGGATATATACATGTGCACCCGTAACGCCAACGGTACCTGGAATGAACCGGTAAATATGGGAGCCCCTATCAATACACCTGGCAATGAAAAATCTCCATTCATTCACACCGACAGCCAAACGCTCTACTTTTCTTCCGATGGCCACGTGGGACTCGGTGGCTTTGATATTTTTCTCACCCGGATGGATAAGAACACCGGCAAGTGGTCCGTGCCCAAAAACATCGGTTACCCTATCAACACCGATAAGGATGACCTCGGTTTTTTTGTCAGCACCGATGGTCAAACGGCTTACTTCGCTTCCAATACCATCAAAGAAGGCAAGGGGGGGTACGACATCTATGGGTTTCCGCTCTATAAAGAAGCACAGCCCGAAAAGGTATTGTTTGTGAAAGGGGAATTGAAAGATGAAGCCGGTGAGCCGGTGAAAGATGCCAGGGTTGAACTGAAGAGCATGAAGTCGAAAGATGTGACAGAGGTAAAGGTGAATAAGGAAACCGGGGAATATGTAGCGGCTGTGACGGTGGATGAAGGAGAGGATTATGTGTTGTCTGTGAAGCAAAAAGACAAGGCTTTCAATGCTGTGTACCTGGAAACAAAGAAACCCGAACCCATCAAACCGGTGACCATCAATTTTGAGATGCAGGAGGTGAAGGTAGGTGAAGCCTATCGTCTGAATGATATCGTATATGCAACGAATTCATTCGAACTCACCGCGGAGGCCATGTCTATGATCGATGAGTTTATCGGCTACCTGACGGATAATCCGCGGCTGAAGGTGGCCATACATGGCCATACCGATAACCAGGGAGATCCTGTGTCAAACAAAGAACTTTCCACCAACCGGGCCAAGTCGGTATACCAATACCTCATCATCGAAGGTGTGGATCCGGACCGGCTATCCTACAAAGGCTTCGGTCAGGACAAGCCCGTTGCAAGTAACAAGACCGAAGAGGGCAGGGGGCGGAACCGTCGGACAGAGTTCGTGATTGTCGGAAAATAG